Proteins encoded in a region of the Panicum hallii strain FIL2 chromosome 3, PHallii_v3.1, whole genome shotgun sequence genome:
- the LOC112886386 gene encoding mitogen-activated protein kinase kinase kinase 3-like isoform X3 produces MDVAMAAAAVVSRIFFSLKFRTKSKRPRDVRLASVISILLMCPSTAMLHFDRLKGVGNMWMFLSTILFISGSIYLLSAHYYVAEHPSLVRWSQWKKEKWIGSGSFGQVYLASYRERGFFCAIKEIRIPDPDSKEQIEKLYWEINILNQFSHPNIVQYYGSNLTDGILSIYMEYMPKGSIHKLLKDGPFKENTIRHCTAQILSGLAYLHAMEIAHRDIKGGNILVGPNGEVKLADFGLAKKISYEAAIHSDKGTSFWMAPEVSCLSTVIKSKFSGSGYNLLVDIWSLGCTVIEMATGEHPWHEHCRHGEPCHNPIAGMFRAANSDDTPEIPEGLSEEGKEFLRQCLRRDPRSRSTAAQLMDHPFVREYFAAA; encoded by the exons ATGGATgtggcgatggcggcggcggcggtggtgtcgcGCATCTTCTTCTCCCTTAAG TTCCGGACGAAGAGCAAGCGACCAAGGGATGTCCGTCTCGCATCCGTCATCTCCATTCTTCTTATGTGCCCTTCCACCGCGATGCTTCATTTTGATCGTCTCAAAGGAGTCG GCAATATGTGGATGTTTCTGTCTACTATCCTGTTCATATCCGGGTCCATATACCTTTTGTCCGCACACTATTATGTGGCTGAGCATCCATCTTTGGTTCGTTGGTCACAGTGGAAGAAAGAGAAATGGATAGGGAGTGGTTCATTTGGACAGGTTTACCTCGCTTCTTACAG GGAACGTGGGTTCTTTTGTGCGATAAAGGAAATACGAATACCTGATCCAGACTCAAAGGAACAGATCGAAAAATTATATTGG GAAATAAATATTCTTAATCAATTTTCACACCCAAACATTGTGCAATACTATGGAAGTAATCTG ACTGATGGCATTCTTTCAATTTATATGGAATATATGCCTAAGGGTTCAATCCATAAGTTACTTAAAGATGGCCCTTTTAAAGAAAATACGATTCGCCATTGCACTGCGCAGATTCTCTCTGGTCTTGCCTACTTGCATGCCATGGAAATTGCCCACAG AGATATAAAAGGAGGAAACATACTTGTGGGCCCTAATGGTGAAGTCAAACTTGCTGACTTTGGCTTGGCTAAGAAA ATATCTTATGAGGCTGCAATACACTCTGACAAAGGGACTTCATTCTGGATGGCTCCTGAAGTGAGCTGTTTGTCAACT GTTATAAAGAGTAAATTCAGTGGAAGCGGTTACAATCTATTGGTGGACATCTGGAGTTTGGGATGTACTGTTATTGAAATGGCAACGGGAGAACATCCTTGGCATGAACATTGTAGACACGGGGAACCATGCCATAATCCG ATAGCAGGAATGTTTAGGGCTGCAAACTCTGATGATACACCTGAAATCCCAGAGGGTCTTTCGGAGGAAGGGAAAGAATTCTTGAGGCAGTGCTTGCGACGTGACCCAAGATCTCGCAGCACTGCAGCTCAGTTGATGGATCACCCTTTTGTTCGGGAGTATTTTGCTGCTGCGTGA
- the LOC112886386 gene encoding mitogen-activated protein kinase kinase kinase 3-like isoform X4 — translation MWMFLSTILFISGSIYLLSAHYYVAEHPSLVRWSQWKKEKWIGSGSFGQVYLASYRERGFFCAIKEIRIPDPDSKEQIEKLYWEINILNQFSHPNIVQYYGSNLTDGILSIYMEYMPKGSIHKLLKDGPFKENTIRHCTAQILSGLAYLHAMEIAHRDIKGGNILVGPNGEVKLADFGLAKKISYEAAIHSDKGTSFWMAPEVSCLSTVIKSKFSGSGYNLLVDIWSLGCTVIEMATGEHPWHEHCRHGEPCHNPIAGMFRAANSDDTPEIPEGLSEEGKEFLRQCLRRDPRSRSTAAQLMDHPFVREYFAAA, via the exons ATGTGGATGTTTCTGTCTACTATCCTGTTCATATCCGGGTCCATATACCTTTTGTCCGCACACTATTATGTGGCTGAGCATCCATCTTTGGTTCGTTGGTCACAGTGGAAGAAAGAGAAATGGATAGGGAGTGGTTCATTTGGACAGGTTTACCTCGCTTCTTACAG GGAACGTGGGTTCTTTTGTGCGATAAAGGAAATACGAATACCTGATCCAGACTCAAAGGAACAGATCGAAAAATTATATTGG GAAATAAATATTCTTAATCAATTTTCACACCCAAACATTGTGCAATACTATGGAAGTAATCTG ACTGATGGCATTCTTTCAATTTATATGGAATATATGCCTAAGGGTTCAATCCATAAGTTACTTAAAGATGGCCCTTTTAAAGAAAATACGATTCGCCATTGCACTGCGCAGATTCTCTCTGGTCTTGCCTACTTGCATGCCATGGAAATTGCCCACAG AGATATAAAAGGAGGAAACATACTTGTGGGCCCTAATGGTGAAGTCAAACTTGCTGACTTTGGCTTGGCTAAGAAA ATATCTTATGAGGCTGCAATACACTCTGACAAAGGGACTTCATTCTGGATGGCTCCTGAAGTGAGCTGTTTGTCAACT GTTATAAAGAGTAAATTCAGTGGAAGCGGTTACAATCTATTGGTGGACATCTGGAGTTTGGGATGTACTGTTATTGAAATGGCAACGGGAGAACATCCTTGGCATGAACATTGTAGACACGGGGAACCATGCCATAATCCG ATAGCAGGAATGTTTAGGGCTGCAAACTCTGATGATACACCTGAAATCCCAGAGGGTCTTTCGGAGGAAGGGAAAGAATTCTTGAGGCAGTGCTTGCGACGTGACCCAAGATCTCGCAGCACTGCAGCTCAGTTGATGGATCACCCTTTTGTTCGGGAGTATTTTGCTGCTGCGTGA
- the LOC112886386 gene encoding mitogen-activated protein kinase kinase kinase 3-like isoform X2 yields MWRWRRRRWCRASSSPLRGFALEEDFPSNHHSNTRHGSCCGIWSGFRTKSKRPRDVRLASVISILLMCPSTAMLHFDRLKGVGNMWMFLSTILFISGSIYLLSAHYYVAEHPSLVRWSQWKKEKWIGSGSFGQVYLASYRERGFFCAIKEIRIPDPDSKEQIEKLYWEINILNQFSHPNIVQYYGSNLTDGILSIYMEYMPKGSIHKLLKDGPFKENTIRHCTAQILSGLAYLHAMEIAHRDIKGGNILVGPNGEVKLADFGLAKKISYEAAIHSDKGTSFWMAPEVIKSKFSGSGYNLLVDIWSLGCTVIEMATGEHPWHEHCRHGEPCHNPIAGMFRAANSDDTPEIPEGLSEEGKEFLRQCLRRDPRSRSTAAQLMDHPFVREYFAAA; encoded by the exons ATgtggcgatggcggcggcggcggtggtgtcgcGCATCTTCTTCTCCCTTAAG GGGGTTCGCCCTCGAAGAAGATTTTCCCTCTAATCACCACTCCAACACCCGCCACGGATCCTGCTGCGGGATCTGGAGCGGG TTCCGGACGAAGAGCAAGCGACCAAGGGATGTCCGTCTCGCATCCGTCATCTCCATTCTTCTTATGTGCCCTTCCACCGCGATGCTTCATTTTGATCGTCTCAAAGGAGTCG GCAATATGTGGATGTTTCTGTCTACTATCCTGTTCATATCCGGGTCCATATACCTTTTGTCCGCACACTATTATGTGGCTGAGCATCCATCTTTGGTTCGTTGGTCACAGTGGAAGAAAGAGAAATGGATAGGGAGTGGTTCATTTGGACAGGTTTACCTCGCTTCTTACAG GGAACGTGGGTTCTTTTGTGCGATAAAGGAAATACGAATACCTGATCCAGACTCAAAGGAACAGATCGAAAAATTATATTGG GAAATAAATATTCTTAATCAATTTTCACACCCAAACATTGTGCAATACTATGGAAGTAATCTG ACTGATGGCATTCTTTCAATTTATATGGAATATATGCCTAAGGGTTCAATCCATAAGTTACTTAAAGATGGCCCTTTTAAAGAAAATACGATTCGCCATTGCACTGCGCAGATTCTCTCTGGTCTTGCCTACTTGCATGCCATGGAAATTGCCCACAG AGATATAAAAGGAGGAAACATACTTGTGGGCCCTAATGGTGAAGTCAAACTTGCTGACTTTGGCTTGGCTAAGAAA ATATCTTATGAGGCTGCAATACACTCTGACAAAGGGACTTCATTCTGGATGGCTCCTGAA GTTATAAAGAGTAAATTCAGTGGAAGCGGTTACAATCTATTGGTGGACATCTGGAGTTTGGGATGTACTGTTATTGAAATGGCAACGGGAGAACATCCTTGGCATGAACATTGTAGACACGGGGAACCATGCCATAATCCG ATAGCAGGAATGTTTAGGGCTGCAAACTCTGATGATACACCTGAAATCCCAGAGGGTCTTTCGGAGGAAGGGAAAGAATTCTTGAGGCAGTGCTTGCGACGTGACCCAAGATCTCGCAGCACTGCAGCTCAGTTGATGGATCACCCTTTTGTTCGGGAGTATTTTGCTGCTGCGTGA
- the LOC112886386 gene encoding mitogen-activated protein kinase kinase kinase 3-like isoform X1: protein MWRWRRRRWCRASSSPLRGFALEEDFPSNHHSNTRHGSCCGIWSGFRTKSKRPRDVRLASVISILLMCPSTAMLHFDRLKGVGNMWMFLSTILFISGSIYLLSAHYYVAEHPSLVRWSQWKKEKWIGSGSFGQVYLASYRERGFFCAIKEIRIPDPDSKEQIEKLYWEINILNQFSHPNIVQYYGSNLTDGILSIYMEYMPKGSIHKLLKDGPFKENTIRHCTAQILSGLAYLHAMEIAHRDIKGGNILVGPNGEVKLADFGLAKKISYEAAIHSDKGTSFWMAPEVSCLSTVIKSKFSGSGYNLLVDIWSLGCTVIEMATGEHPWHEHCRHGEPCHNPIAGMFRAANSDDTPEIPEGLSEEGKEFLRQCLRRDPRSRSTAAQLMDHPFVREYFAAA, encoded by the exons ATgtggcgatggcggcggcggcggtggtgtcgcGCATCTTCTTCTCCCTTAAG GGGGTTCGCCCTCGAAGAAGATTTTCCCTCTAATCACCACTCCAACACCCGCCACGGATCCTGCTGCGGGATCTGGAGCGGG TTCCGGACGAAGAGCAAGCGACCAAGGGATGTCCGTCTCGCATCCGTCATCTCCATTCTTCTTATGTGCCCTTCCACCGCGATGCTTCATTTTGATCGTCTCAAAGGAGTCG GCAATATGTGGATGTTTCTGTCTACTATCCTGTTCATATCCGGGTCCATATACCTTTTGTCCGCACACTATTATGTGGCTGAGCATCCATCTTTGGTTCGTTGGTCACAGTGGAAGAAAGAGAAATGGATAGGGAGTGGTTCATTTGGACAGGTTTACCTCGCTTCTTACAG GGAACGTGGGTTCTTTTGTGCGATAAAGGAAATACGAATACCTGATCCAGACTCAAAGGAACAGATCGAAAAATTATATTGG GAAATAAATATTCTTAATCAATTTTCACACCCAAACATTGTGCAATACTATGGAAGTAATCTG ACTGATGGCATTCTTTCAATTTATATGGAATATATGCCTAAGGGTTCAATCCATAAGTTACTTAAAGATGGCCCTTTTAAAGAAAATACGATTCGCCATTGCACTGCGCAGATTCTCTCTGGTCTTGCCTACTTGCATGCCATGGAAATTGCCCACAG AGATATAAAAGGAGGAAACATACTTGTGGGCCCTAATGGTGAAGTCAAACTTGCTGACTTTGGCTTGGCTAAGAAA ATATCTTATGAGGCTGCAATACACTCTGACAAAGGGACTTCATTCTGGATGGCTCCTGAAGTGAGCTGTTTGTCAACT GTTATAAAGAGTAAATTCAGTGGAAGCGGTTACAATCTATTGGTGGACATCTGGAGTTTGGGATGTACTGTTATTGAAATGGCAACGGGAGAACATCCTTGGCATGAACATTGTAGACACGGGGAACCATGCCATAATCCG ATAGCAGGAATGTTTAGGGCTGCAAACTCTGATGATACACCTGAAATCCCAGAGGGTCTTTCGGAGGAAGGGAAAGAATTCTTGAGGCAGTGCTTGCGACGTGACCCAAGATCTCGCAGCACTGCAGCTCAGTTGATGGATCACCCTTTTGTTCGGGAGTATTTTGCTGCTGCGTGA